The DNA sequence TTACTACAATCTTTAATATTTTCATCTATAATTCGAAAATTTCCACCACAATCCTTCCCTAGCATGTAAAGTGGGCAATAGCAAAATAAACAATTAAAATCGTCTAAATCTATTTCTTCATGGCAAGGAAAAAACGGACATTCGAAATTTTGGACATACTTGTAATGATCATTATCACCAACTTTTTGGCTAATAATTACATCAATTTTTTCTTTAGACTTTGCTCCGCCCTTACAACAATCTAGTTTTGAACAAGCAACAGAATCTTGGTTTTGACAACCGCAACTTGAATCACAATTGCAAGAATTTTCTTGTTTGGAACAATTTTTTGTAATGCACGAAGCACAACCATTTTTATTTTTCATGTTTTGCCCAACTCTCTATTGTCTAATTTTTAATATTATAATATTTTTATGAGCAAAGAAATAATTTCACTTACAAACGACATACATGTTCTGGATGAAATAATACATAAAAAACTAAAAAAATCTATTATCAATTATTAATGTGGAACGTTCTAATAAAATTCAAAATCATTTGATTAAAAAATCCTATCCATTATTAATTTCTTCAAAAATTGAAAATGGATACTTAATAACTGAAGGAAAATACCTTCATAATGCAAATCACATTCTATGTATGGATGAAGAAATTTTAATTAAAACTTATAAGAAAATAGATGAACTTCATCAAATTGAAACTGAAAATTTGAATATTTTGCCATTCCATTTTTATAATGAGTGATTTGAAATGGCTGATGGTATAAAAAATATGTGAATCCCTTTTAATCAGTACTTAGATTGAATTAGAAATTTTCATAACCGATATTTTAAAACATCTAATTTAGTTATTTGTCATAATGACTTGCATCCAGGTAATATATTGATTGATCAAGACATACAAGAAAACATTTATCTTATTGATTGAGATTTCGCTATATATAGTGATTTATATATGGATTATGCCAGCGTGATTGTTGAAAATTTATTAGCTTGCCCGATTGGTATGGAAACTTTTCTAAAATACAATAAGAAATTACACTTAAACGAATATAAAATGAATTGCTTCATTCGTTATCAAGTTCTATACTGATTAGCGTGAGCCAATCTTTGCTACGAAAAAACATTAGAGATAAAATATAAGGAAATTTTTCAACTATTTCAAAGATTTTTTAGCCTTTTCAGTTATGACGATTAGCAATGTACATTACACAATAATTTACAACAATAATAGATACAATGATCGAAACAAAACAAATTACCGTATATCACACAAATGATAAGTTCAAATAAGTAACATTGAATAATACTACAACAGTTATAGTAATCGGAATTGAAAAACTAAATTGGTCATAGTTAGATAATCCTAGGCGAAAACTTAAAAATGTGGTAATTAAAGCTCAAAGAACTAGCGATACTGATGTAATAATGCGATATTCCACTGTTAATTGCATAATTGCATGTGTTTGAGCACCAAATAGCACTCAAACAATAATTCCTGGAATTAGCGATTGAAATAACGTTAAGATTACAGATGTTTTAATTGGTGTATTTAATCTATTTTTTATCATTTTCACAATTTATATGTTAATCCCATGAATAATGCAGCTATTCCTACATTTATCGGAATTAATGCTCATGCTGGCATATTATCTGGATAAATTGAACCAGCTGTAACGAATGGATTTGATGATGGAACATATGTAATGTCGTTTATATGAGCATTAGTAAATATACCGTCACCTCCATATAATATGGAAATATTTAAAATTTCTAGAAAATAACGAGTTGGCATAAAATAACTAACAACATTTAAAATTGGAGATTTAGTAATTAATGGCATCGGTAAACCAGCTCCGCTCAATAATATTGAAGGAAAGTAAATCATCATACAAATCCCTATTCCGGATTGTTGGGTTTTAGTAAAACTAGCGCAAAATAAACCAATCGACATTCCAACAATGATAACTAATAAAAATCCTGTTAACATTGAAAATATTGCGCCCGCTCCGTAAGTTACTGGAATAGCAGTTGTTCCTTTAAAATGTTCTAAATGTTTAAATGATTCAATAATTTGATAATTAAAAAAAGCTAAAGATAACGCTATTATTCATATTGCTGAAGCAACAGTTATCAAAAACCCTAAAATAACCGGGGCAAGAATAAAATCTATTTTACGAATCGGAGTAATAGCAATTCGTTTAATAATGATTGATTCCTTAAAACCTAAAAGGTTCATCGGCATAGATGTAATGGTTACACTTGCAGCAGATAATCCAACAATTCCCATTATCGTTGTTAAAAAAGTTTCATATTGATTTGGCGTTGGAGTTGGTCCTCATTGAACTCTTTGAATTTCTCCCATTATTAATAAAATCATTAAAGGAAAACCGAAGGCAAAAAAAGGCCCTTGAAAATTTCTTCTTCAACTTTCAAAAAATAGCTTTGTAATTAATCAACTTTTATGCAAAGACATAACTTCTCTCCTTAATATTCAAAATGTGTGCTAATAAATTTATCTAGCGATTTATACTTCTTAACAATATTTTCAATCGAGTCATCTTCAACAACATTACCAATACCTTGTTGATTTCTCCCAAGTAGAATGATGCGGTCACATAAATAACTCAATTCTTCCACGTTGTGAGTGAT is a window from the Mycoplasma sp. (ex Biomphalaria glabrata) genome containing:
- a CDS encoding cysteine-rich small domain-containing protein, with amino-acid sequence MKNKNGCASCITKNCSKQENSCNCDSSCGCQNQDSVACSKLDCCKGGAKSKEKIDVIISQKVGDNDHYKYVQNFECPFFPCHEEIDLDDFNCLFCYCPLYMLGKDCGGNFRIIDENIKDCSNCSIPHRISKRDFIQKKLVENVIPLTALKMKNKKDH
- a CDS encoding phosphotransferase, yielding MIKKSYPLLISSKIENGYLITEGKYLHNANHILCMDEEILIKTYKKIDELHQIETENLNILPFHFYNEWFEMADGIKNMWIPFNQYLDWIRNFHNRYFKTSNLVICHNDLHPGNILIDQDIQENIYLIDWDFAIYSDLYMDYASVIVENLLACPIGMETFLKYNKKLHLNEYKMNCFIRYQVLYWLAWANLCYEKTLEIKYKEIFQLFQRFFSLFSYDD
- a CDS encoding ABC transporter permease, producing MSLHKSWLITKLFFESWRRNFQGPFFAFGFPLMILLIMGEIQRVQWGPTPTPNQYETFLTTIMGIVGLSAASVTITSMPMNLLGFKESIIIKRIAITPIRKIDFILAPVILGFLITVASAIWIIALSLAFFNYQIIESFKHLEHFKGTTAIPVTYGAGAIFSMLTGFLLVIIVGMSIGLFCASFTKTQQSGIGICMMIYFPSILLSGAGLPMPLITKSPILNVVSYFMPTRYFLEILNISILYGGDGIFTNAHINDITYVPSSNPFVTAGSIYPDNMPAWALIPINVGIAALFMGLTYKLWKW